From the Butyrivibrio fibrisolvens genome, one window contains:
- the purM gene encoding phosphoribosylformylglycinamidine cyclo-ligase gives MNYKNAGVDIEAGYESVELMKKYVKQTTRPEVMGGIGGFSGAFDLSAIKNMEDPVLLSGTDGVGTKIKLAFLLDKHDTVGIDCVAMCVNDVACAGGEPLFFLDYIACGKNYPEKIATIVKGVAEGCKLSDCALVGGETAEHPGLMPEDEYDLAGFSVGVCEKKDLIDGSTIKAGDVLIGVASSGVHSNGFSLVRKIFDMTKESLGTYYDELGKTLGEALIEPTRIYVHMMKSVKNAGVKVKGCSHITGGGFYENVPRMLPEGKRAVIEKNSYEVPAIFKLMQKKGQIDDQMMYNTYNMGLGMVLCVDPADVDKTLEAVKASGETPYVVGKIEDGEKGVTLC, from the coding sequence CTGAATTACAAGAATGCAGGCGTAGACATTGAGGCTGGATATGAGTCTGTAGAGTTAATGAAAAAGTATGTTAAGCAGACAACACGTCCTGAGGTTATGGGAGGCATCGGAGGATTCTCCGGAGCATTTGATCTTTCTGCTATCAAGAACATGGAGGATCCGGTTCTTCTGTCAGGTACAGATGGCGTTGGTACTAAGATCAAGTTAGCATTCCTTTTGGATAAACATGATACTGTTGGTATAGATTGTGTTGCCATGTGCGTAAATGATGTTGCCTGTGCAGGCGGCGAGCCACTCTTTTTCCTGGATTATATTGCTTGCGGTAAGAACTATCCTGAAAAGATCGCTACAATAGTTAAGGGCGTTGCAGAGGGATGCAAATTATCTGATTGCGCCCTTGTAGGTGGTGAGACAGCTGAGCACCCGGGTCTTATGCCTGAAGATGAGTATGATCTTGCAGGATTCTCAGTAGGTGTTTGTGAGAAGAAGGATCTTATAGACGGAAGTACTATTAAGGCCGGTGATGTTCTTATTGGAGTTGCTTCCAGCGGCGTTCATTCTAATGGATTCTCACTTGTCCGTAAGATATTCGATATGACCAAGGAAAGCCTAGGTACTTATTATGATGAACTTGGCAAGACTCTTGGCGAAGCTCTTATCGAACCTACACGTATCTATGTCCACATGATGAAATCTGTCAAGAATGCAGGCGTTAAAGTTAAGGGCTGCAGTCATATTACAGGTGGCGGATTCTATGAGAACGTTCCTCGTATGCTTCCTGAAGGTAAGAGAGCAGTCATTGAGAAAAACAGCTATGAGGTTCCTGCTATTTTCAAGCTTATGCAGAAAAAGGGTCAGATTGATGATCAGATGATGTACAACACATATAATATGGGTCTTGGAATGGTTCTTTGTGTTGATCCTGCGGATGTAGATAAGACTCTTGAAGCTGTTAAGGCATCAGGTGAAACACCTTATGTTGTCGGCAAGATCGAAGATGGTGAAAAGGGTGTTACATTATGCTAA
- the purE gene encoding 5-(carboxyamino)imidazole ribonucleotide mutase produces MAQVGIVMGSDSDMPVMAKAADILEQLGITYEMHIISAHREPQEFFDYANSAEEKGYKVIIAGAGMAAHLPGMCAAIFPLPVIGIPMHTTSLGGRDSLYSIVQMPTGIPVATVAINGGTNAGILAAKILATSDPELLKKLKEYSASLKESVVAKDEKLSKVGYKNYSN; encoded by the coding sequence ATGGCACAGGTTGGAATTGTAATGGGATCGGATTCTGATATGCCGGTCATGGCTAAAGCAGCGGATATTTTGGAGCAGCTCGGTATTACTTATGAGATGCATATCATATCTGCACACAGAGAACCTCAGGAGTTTTTTGATTATGCAAACAGCGCTGAGGAGAAGGGATATAAGGTTATCATAGCCGGTGCTGGTATGGCAGCTCATCTTCCGGGTATGTGTGCGGCTATTTTTCCGCTTCCTGTAATTGGAATCCCTATGCATACAACATCTCTTGGCGGACGTGATTCGCTCTACTCTATCGTTCAGATGCCAACAGGCATTCCGGTAGCTACAGTTGCAATAAACGGAGGCACCAATGCAGGAATCCTTGCAGCTAAGATACTTGCTACAAGTGATCCTGAGCTTCTTAAGAAGTTAAAAGAATACTCAGCTTCTTTGAAAGAAAGCGTTGTAGCCAAAGACGAGAAACTTTCTAAGGTTGGATACAAGAATTATTCTAATTGA
- a CDS encoding DUF6142 family protein, which produces MKNNRIQPWGQRPWEKNPWGINPWEKDTEETYHAHKNKKKKKKHFRLRTLIFKRRYIFTDNVHPRKGILSFILGVIAAVALIMCVKAAFDAGGVANIKYGVATLLAFGYSIAGLVLGILALKQKKIFKIFPGLGIIINTLNILTVIFLTVMGSI; this is translated from the coding sequence TTGAAGAATAATAGGATACAGCCGTGGGGTCAAAGACCATGGGAGAAAAATCCTTGGGGGATCAATCCATGGGAGAAGGATACCGAAGAGACCTATCACGCACATAAGAACAAAAAGAAAAAGAAAAAGCACTTCCGTCTTAGAACACTTATCTTTAAAAGACGTTATATCTTTACAGATAATGTGCATCCAAGGAAGGGTATCCTGTCTTTTATACTGGGTGTCATTGCTGCCGTCGCGCTTATCATGTGCGTGAAGGCTGCTTTTGATGCCGGCGGAGTGGCCAATATCAAGTACGGCGTAGCAACGCTTCTTGCATTTGGATATAGTATTGCCGGACTTGTACTTGGCATTCTTGCATTGAAGCAAAAAAAGATTTTCAAAATTTTCCCGGGTCTGGGAATCATCATTAATACTCTAAATATACTGACAGTAATATTTCTGACAGTAATGGGATCTATATAA
- the pyrE gene encoding orotate phosphoribosyltransferase, translated as MEKYKEEFINFMVDSNVLKFGDFTLKSGRKSPFFMNAGAYVTGTQLRKLGEFYARAIHETFGLEFDILFGPAYKGIPLAVSTCAAISQLYGRDIKYCSNRKEIKDHGDKGILLGSKIKNGDRVLIIEDVTTSGKSIEETYPIIQAQADDVDVVGLMVSLNRQEKGLESDMSALDEIHEKYGFGTHAIVTMSDVVEYLYNKPIDGEVILNKEIKKKIDEYYKEYGAVKA; from the coding sequence ATGGAAAAGTACAAGGAAGAGTTTATAAATTTCATGGTGGACAGTAATGTCCTGAAATTTGGAGATTTTACACTTAAGAGTGGAAGAAAGTCTCCGTTCTTCATGAATGCAGGAGCATACGTTACAGGAACTCAGCTTAGAAAGCTTGGTGAGTTCTATGCAAGAGCCATTCATGAAACTTTTGGCCTTGAGTTTGATATTTTGTTCGGACCTGCTTATAAGGGAATCCCGCTTGCAGTATCAACATGCGCTGCTATAAGCCAGCTTTATGGAAGAGATATCAAATATTGTTCCAATCGTAAAGAGATCAAAGATCACGGTGATAAGGGAATCCTTCTTGGAAGTAAGATCAAGAACGGAGACAGAGTCCTTATCATTGAAGATGTTACAACATCAGGTAAGTCAATCGAAGAGACTTATCCGATAATCCAGGCTCAGGCAGATGATGTAGATGTAGTAGGTCTTATGGTATCCCTTAACCGTCAGGAGAAGGGACTTGAATCAGATATGTCTGCACTTGACGAAATTCATGAAAAGTATGGTTTTGGTACACATGCAATCGTAACTATGTCAGATGTAGTAGAGTATCTTTACAATAAGCCGATTGATGGCGAAGTGATACTGAACAAAGAGATCAAGAAGAAGATCGATGAGTACTATAAAGAATATGGCGCTGTTAAGGCTTGA